The Paramormyrops kingsleyae isolate MSU_618 chromosome 12, PKINGS_0.4, whole genome shotgun sequence region agaggctgctgggattgctgtactcatagatatatatatagaatgacTAGATGTGTTATGACGAGGTCTAGAGCGTCCGCACAGGTCGGCCATCTTACCACAGGCTGGCTTTCTGGCGGGATCATTCGAACCTGAGGTAAACGGAGGTAAGGTAAGTGACCTGCACAAACGTTAATACTcttatctcgctgaaatcttgaTGGATTTACAAACTGTGTGTTTTCTTACAAACATTATTAACGTGGTTATAGTTCTGGATGCTTGAACATGTTGAAATCGCAGCTTTTCTCctcgaaaaaaaaaactgacttaaTCGTGCAGTTTAGTTGTGTATCACACCTAGCTAGGCTACTAGCTATCCAGTAATTTGGGGCGAGGCAGAATTACGCTTTCTTTTCAATATAatacacacattataaacatgattTAACTGAATTTACTGTCTGGTTGGTTTGTTAAAATGTCTTACATTATGATTTCTACAGGAAATTGCTGACAAGATGCCAGACTTTTGTGCCGCCTATGGCTGCTGTAACCACCGTTGTCTCGAAACGAGAACCCGAGGGATCACCTTTCACCTGTAGGATGTTACaatattatgaattatttttaggATAATCGTTAGTTACTTAGTGGAAGTATGTACATATTACATAATAGTATTGCTAGATTGTTGTTGACACAAGGTttagaatattttatttaacgTACATAATCACTGAATGTTTGAATATAGTTTGTGTGTTTATCTTATTCTTgaagtacatacatacatgcttaCATACAGTTACCCCAACATATGATAATCTAGGTGTTTACTTGTGTCCTTGGCCTTAAATGgaaagatggatttaaaatgttGACAATAATTGATATATCTGGGTACATTTCTCACTTTTGTAAGGTTTCCCAAAtccagagagaggaggaggaagtggGAAGTTGCCCTAAGAAGGGACGGTTTTGCTGCCACTGACAGGACACTGATCTGCAGTGAGCACTTCAAGACCGAGGACTTCGACAGGACCGGGCAGACTGTGCGGATTAAAGATGGTGTTGTgccatccattttcagcttCCCAGCATATCTTCAAAGGGTATGTCCATCACTGACCAAAAATAATTTAAGGTGTATAAGACTGATATATCAATATACACGTGATTAAATGTGATCCGTTTTTGTTTCTGCAAGGTATACAATTTGTTGTTTATTACAGCACATTTAGACACTCAAAACTACTTTATTTTAGTCAGTAGCAATAAGAAGCACAACAACTTCAAGACAACTAGAAGACAACCTGCCAATGGACTTGATGCCTGATGTAAGTATTTGCAAGTGAAATGTCACAACTAATGATAGCATCATATAGGTAAGGGATAATGTATAGAATGCCGGTCATTAT contains the following coding sequences:
- the LOC140577733 gene encoding THAP domain-containing protein 6-like; protein product: MPDFCAAYGCCNHRCLETRTRGITFHLFPKSRERRRKWEVALRRDGFAATDRTLICSEHFKTEDFDRTGQTVRIKDGVVPSIFSFPAYLQRSVAIRSTTTSRQLEDNLPMDLMPDAIKAKLQQALVRQRKLQREKSNALRREKRAKNNMQALLEELKEKNLINEELKDRLECYSDLPVHLLSRQGVEYTKAQRDFALTLHLHGPKAYNYLRETLHIHLPHPSSMQRYSI